The Cellulophaga sp. RHA19 genome includes the window TATAACAAGGCCAATACTAATATTATGTTGATTAAAAAAAGCAAAGTTCCAACCTACGTTTAAAAACCACTGAATAACAAATAAGAAGATAAACTTAAAATTTTTACTAAGTTTTGCTAAAATTCCCAAGTAGATAGAAAAACAAACCATAATGATTGTCCAAGCTGCACCAAAAACCCATCCTGGAGGCGTCCAAGGAGCTTTATTTAGTTGTAAATACCAATTAGATTGTGCACCATTATCCATTAATAAAACACCTAGTGCAAGCGCACC containing:
- a CDS encoding TspO/MBR family protein, which produces MKLAKYIILFLVLNFGALALGVLLMDNGAQSNWYLQLNKAPWTPPGWVFGAAWTIIMVCFSIYLGILAKLSKNFKFIFLFVIQWFLNVGWNFAFFNQHNISIGLVIITALTFLILYISTKYKNVLKYKSLLLLPYIIWLFIATSLNAYILIYN